In bacterium, a single window of DNA contains:
- a CDS encoding glyoxalase/bleomycin resistance/dioxygenase family protein — protein sequence MEIKFQSFLITVSDIARSRDFYEGLLSQKVLLDHGRAVDYEGGLSLMDANYAFTLIHSRERTSNDNLGSINSEIYFDTPDLEGVFDKIKNAGVGFVHPVVEQPWGQRVFRFLDPDGYTIEIGEPMEAVIVRLLKEGKSYEEVAERTSTPIETVKRLKYSL from the coding sequence GTGGAGATAAAGTTTCAATCATTCCTGATAACGGTTTCCGATATCGCAAGATCACGAGATTTCTACGAAGGTCTCCTCAGTCAGAAGGTTTTGCTGGATCATGGTCGCGCCGTTGACTACGAAGGAGGACTATCGCTGATGGACGCGAATTATGCGTTCACTCTAATCCACTCCCGCGAACGGACGTCAAACGACAACCTGGGAAGCATCAATTCGGAAATCTACTTCGATACACCTGACCTTGAAGGAGTTTTTGATAAAATCAAAAATGCCGGTGTGGGGTTCGTCCACCCGGTCGTAGAACAGCCATGGGGGCAGCGGGTATTCCGGTTTCTTGACCCCGATGGTTACACGATTGAGATAGGCGAGCCGATGGAAGCCGTTATCGTGCGTCTCCTTAAAGAAGGCAAGTCCTATGAGGAGGTGGCTGAACGCACGTCGACGCCGATTGAAACTGTGAAGAGATTGAAATACTCACTCTAA
- a CDS encoding VOC family protein, translated as MPRIVHLDIVAENPDRAMKFYKEAFGWSFDKWKGGSMDYWLFMTGKEGEPGIDGGLAKGDVKKGSTVGTLEVSSLEEYIKKVERSGGKITVPKVAVPGVGWIAYFEDTEGNEFGMLEPDMSAK; from the coding sequence ATGCCTAGAATAGTACACCTAGATATCGTCGCGGAGAATCCCGACAGGGCCATGAAGTTCTACAAAGAAGCGTTCGGATGGTCGTTCGACAAATGGAAGGGCGGCTCAATGGATTACTGGCTCTTCATGACGGGAAAGGAGGGCGAACCGGGCATAGACGGCGGCCTGGCAAAAGGTGATGTAAAAAAAGGGTCGACCGTGGGCACCCTAGAGGTTTCCTCGCTCGAAGAGTACATCAAGAAGGTCGAGCGCTCGGGCGGCAAGATTACTGTCCCGAAAGTGGCCGTTCCCGGCGTCGGCTGGATAGCGTACTTCGAGGATACGGAAGGTAACGAGTTTGGAATGCTAGAGCCCGACATGAGCGCAAAGTAA